The following DNA comes from Pirellulales bacterium.
TTCGTGGCGGCCATAAGTTTCGTTAAATGACGGGTAATAAATAGATTGGTGGGAGTCCGACAACTCTCATCGGCGCTGAATTATACTCCCTCGCCCGCCGAATCGACTCTCGGAAAACGACCTGGGCCGGATTCACCCAATCGGTCATAATGCCGCCCCGATTCTTCTGGGCATCCCATGCGCATGGAGGCAATAATGGGTTCCACCGTCTCAGGCCGCGCGATCGCTCGACAGCGCACTTTGTGTTTCGGCCTCTTTACGCTCTCGGCGATAACGTTACTCAGCGGCGGTTGCTCGAAAACCGCTTCGACCGGCGACGATGCAAAAAAGGCCGCGGCGGACAGCGGCGCGAATCCAGCGAGCGCCGACTCGGGCGTTGCCGTCGTCGCCCCGCCCTCCATCTACACGCGCGGAGAGGTCGCTCCCGCAAAACCCGCTGCCGACAATGCCTGGGCCGAGCGCTGCAAGAAAACGTCGTTGATCGCTCAGGCGAATGAGCTGGCGACGCAGGCGAGAGCCTTCCAGGATCAAGAAGACTTCGCTGCCGCGGGCGAGAAACTGAATGCGTATGTCGCGGTGCAGATCCAGATGAATGGCGAGAAGAGCGACTTCGTCAAATCGGCTCGCAATCGCGTGGCGGAGAACCGCTGGCTTGCCTCGCTCACGCCTGCCGATCGCAAGCTGATAAAGCAAGCCGCACAAATCGAAGCCGACGCCGAGGCCGAGAGCACCAAGGGGCATTTCGAGGTCGCGCTTTCCAAGGGGCTCGACGCGATCAGACTCTATCAGCAAGTTGGCTCTCAACAGAGTGCGGCCTATGGACGACTCGCGCTGTTCATCGCCGACAAATACGCGCTGCTCGGCGATTTCAAGAGCGCCGCGCAGGCCTATCAGCACGGTCTGGCTGTCACCGAACAAACCGAGGGGCTTGTCTCGCCGGTTTACGGCAATGGCCTGTTGGCCATGAGCGGCATGTGGATGAATATGGGAGATTACG
Coding sequences within:
- a CDS encoding tetratricopeptide repeat protein, producing MGSTVSGRAIARQRTLCFGLFTLSAITLLSGGCSKTASTGDDAKKAAADSGANPASADSGVAVVAPPSIYTRGEVAPAKPAADNAWAERCKKTSLIAQANELATQARAFQDQEDFAAAGEKLNAYVAVQIQMNGEKSDFVKSARNRVAENRWLASLTPADRKLIKQAAQIEADAEAESTKGHFEVALSKGLDAIRLYQQVGSQQSAAYGRLALFIADKYALLGDFKSAAQAYQHGLAVTEQTEGLVSPVYGNGLLAMSGMWMNMGDYVEAVQTLQRACDVFSMLGEEDTSTAYCLMMIGVIYKEVGDFDQSANLLKQAMQKADDLGPNGRSIAGECLQHLAGVYYRAQNYPAAETTQLKAMEVLQEAFGESPILIGCRSRLARIYIKTGQLAQAETILKNAITAGKEAFGESSPVPSYAMQYLGELYVAKQNYAAAEPLLASALATREKGHGSNHPAIAEVLDSYCLALRGLGRAAEAEQLEARKKSIDAGSVAMREKLGQLSAKMIAARPTRRE